In Desulfonatronum thiodismutans, the genomic window ACGGTTTAGACGCGCAACCGACCAGCAGAAGCACTCCCATCAGCACCCAGCAGGCCAGGTGGGCCGTTTTCCTCCAGGGATCATAAATGGATTTCATGGTAGTGTCGTCGGCATCGCCCTCCGGCCCGGAAGGGCCGGGGGACTGGCATGTGGGAAATGAATCAGACTGGCGCATCCCCTTCTTCCTCTTCGAGTTCGGATCGGCGTTTGAGCAGTTCCTCGAAGCGGATGTCCGCGCCCAGGATGGCCTGGATGTCGTCGTTGGCGTCGAAAACCGGCATGGAAACGGTCAGGCAGAGTTTTCCGGTAATGAACGATCGGTAAAAGTCCGTGATATTCAGCTTTCCCGTCTGCATCGGGGCGGCGAACCATTCGCGGTCTGAAAGATCCTTGCCTGGGTCGTAGGCCTTGTACTTGGACTTGTCCTCGGGATGGGAAATGCTGCCGGTGACCAGACGGCCCTTTGTGTCCACCATGTAGAGGTACTGGATGAAAGGGTATTTTTCCAAGACAGTGTCGATGGCGGTCAGGACGCGCTTGGGCTCCAAGGATTTGATTTCCATGTTCTCCGACAGCTTGCGCATGATCCTGGAGGACAGGGTATGGGCCGTCTTCTTAAGCTGGTCGAACTCGGAGGAAAACAGCTGCGGCAGGTGGCGTTTGACCAGGTTCCACATCTCCTGATTGGAAAAGGAGGTGGTTCGCCCGTCCTCGTAGGCCTTGACGATCCGGTTATGGATTTTGCCCACGGCCGGATGGCGCTTGTCCACCTGCTGGGTGCCGCGCAGCCCGAAGCGGTTGTTGATCCAGTAGGCCACCCCGGCCCGACCGGATTTGTCCGTGATGATGATGGAGACCGGCTTGCCCAGGATCTGACGGGTGTCGAAAATGTTGTAGATTTCCTCGTTCTTGAGCAGGCCGTCCACGTGCACCCCGGCCTTGGTGGCGTTGAAGTCCTTGCCCACGAAAGGATAGTTGTCCGGGATGGCGTAGCCCAGGACGTTCTCGAAATAGTCCGCGATCTCGGCAATGGTCTGGGTGGCCGCGGCGTCGTCCTCGCCGGTCAGGGAAATGTACTCGATGGCCAGGGCTTCTACCGGCGCGTTGCCGGTGCGCTCCCCAAAACCGAGCAAGGTGGCGTTGGCCCCGGAGCAGCCGTAGAGCCAGGCCGTGACCGTGTTCACCAGGGCCTTGTGAAAATCGTTGTGCCCGTGCCACTCCAGCCAGTGGCCCGGAACCTCGGCGTCGTCGGTGAAGGCCCTGACGATTTTGGCCGTGCAGCGGGGCAAGGATGCACCCGGATAAGGCACGGCATAGCCCATGGTGTCGCAAAGCCGGATCTTTACCGGCAGGCCACTGTCCTTGGACAGGGCCATCAGTTTTTGGGCCAGGGGAATGCAGAAGCCGTAGATGTCCGCCCGGGTGATGTCTTCAAAATGGCAACGGGGAATGATCCCCCATTCCAGGGCTTTTTCCACGACCCGGAGGTAGCCCTCGGCGGTCTTTTCCCGGTCTTTGCCCAGCTTCAGGAAAATGTGGTAGTCCGAAACCGAGGTCAGCATGCCGGTTTCCTTGAGCCCCATGTCCTTGACCAGCTTCAGGTCGTCCTCATTGGCCCGGATCCAGCCGGTGATCTCGGGATATCGATAGCCCTTGGCCAGGCACTGTTCCACGGCCTTGCGGTCCTTATCCGAGTACAGAAAGAACTCGCTCTGGCGGATCAGCCCGCTGTGCCCGCCCAACTTGTGCAGCAAATCAAAAATATGGCTGATCTGCTCCAAGGTGTAGGGCGGTCTGGCCTGCTGCCCGTCGCGGAAGGTGGTGTCCGTGATGTACATGGGATCCGCCGGACGAGGCATGGAAAAGGAATCGTCGAAGCTGGTCCGGCAGATGTTCTTGTAGGGATAAATATCCCGAAACAGTTCGGGCTCGGTACGGTGGTCGATTTCAAAGCGACCCCGTGATCGGTTCAGATGCATCAAGCTCATGTTGTTGCTCCTTGCGCGGTTGTCCGTAATGCGAAAGACATGGATTTCCTTCCGCTCTTCATGTCTTTATTCGCTAAAGAATCAAGAAAATGCAAGTGGTCGGCGGTTCGTGGGCAGGCGTGGCCGATGGATCCGTCAGATGAAATCAGCGTAAATGCGCATGACTTGTTCCGCCGAGTCCGCCAGGAGGGTCTTGCCGTTGCACATGGCGTCGTGAAGGGAGACCGGACCGCAGCAGATGGAGATGACCGCGGTAATGCCCGCGTCGTACAGTTCGTCCGTGACCCTACCGATGCTCCCGGCCAGGGCGACGCAGGGGACGCGGTGTTTTTTCGCCAGTCTGGCGATACCCGCTGGGGCCTTGCCGTAGGCCGTCTGATAATCGATTTGCCCTTCCCCGGTGATGACCAGTTTGGCCTCTTGGACATGGGATTCCATGTCCAGAAGGTCCAGGACCACGTCGATGCCGGGACGGATTTTCGCGTCGAAGAGTCCGTACATGGCCCCGCCGACTCCGCCCGCTGCTCCGGCACCCGAAACGGCCCTGACGTCCTTGCCCGCGTCCCGCTCGACGATGTCGGCCAGGTTGGCCATTCCGGCGTCCAGGGCCAGGGCCTGTTCCGGGGTGGCGCCTTTTTGTGGGCCGTAGACCAGGGCGGCTCCGTTGGGGCCGAGCAGGGGGTTGTCCACATCGCAGATGATTTCAATCCGGACCCGCTCCAGACGCGGATCGGTCTGGGAACGGTCAATGGTCCGCACCCGGGCCAGGGACGCGCCGACGGGGGGCAGTTCTTCGTGATCCTGGTCGAGAAACTTCACTCCCAGCGCGGCGGCGATGCCCATGCCCCCGTCCACGGTCGCGCTGCCGCCGATGCCCAGGTAGATGGTCTCGGCCCCGAGATCCAGAGCCCGGCGGATCAATTCCCCGGTTCCGTAGGACGTCGTCTTGTCCGGGTCGCGCTCCTTCTCGGCCACCATGGCCAGGCCTGAGGCCTTGGCCATTTCGATCAAGGCGGTCCGTCCGCCGGGGGACCAAAAGAAGTCGGACCGGGCGCTTCGAAACAGCGGGTCATGGACGTCCATGGTTTCCATGGCTCCGGGGAGCCGCTGGGAAAGAACGTCCAAAAGGCCGTCCCCTCCGTCCGCAATGGGCATTTTCGCGATGCGATACGGTTTGGGCACCCGCTTGATGCCCGTGATGATCGCGTCCGCGGCCTCGGTTCCGGACAGGCAGCCCTTGAAGGCGTTGGGGGCGACGACGATTTTCATGGAGACTCCTGGAGGGGAACGTCACGGGGATTGGGTTGACCCGTGAACGGTTGACGTTCGGGGATGTCTTTCCTGCTTGTGGAAAGTCTTCGTCAGAACAGCACCGGCAGGAACAGCGGCAGGTAGACCACCAGCCAGAGCACGGCGAGCAGGCCGAGCATGTAGGGGATGATGGAGCGGGTGATCCGTTCAATGGACAGGCCGGTGATGGACGAGGCCACGTAGAGATTGATGGCCACGGGCGGGGTGATCATCCCGATGGCCAGGCCCATGACCATGATCAGGCCGAAGTGGATCAGGCTGACCTCCAGCTGGCGGATCAGGGGCAAAAAGACCGGGGTGAGGATGATCAGGGCCGAGGCGGTTTCCACGAAGATCCCGGTCAGCAGGATGACCAGCGTGATCAGGAACAGGATCACGTAGAGGTTCGTGGACAGGCCCAGCACGGTTTCGGCGATCAGGGCCGGAATTCCATAGTTGGCCAGAACCCAGCTCATGATCGCGGAAGTGGCGATGAGGAACATGATCACCCCGGTGGTCATGATCGATCGGCACATGATCCGGTAGACGTCTTTCAGGGACATGTCCCGGTAGATCACCAGTGAGGCGAACAGGGCGTAGTTCACGGCCACCACAGCGGCCTCGGACGGGGTGAACAGTCCGGAGAAAATCCCGCCGAGAATGATCACCGGGGTGATCAGCCCCCAGACGGCGCGAAAAAAGGTCCGCAGGATGTTGCGCGCGGAAAAGGCCGCTCCGTGCGGGTAGGAGCGGGCACAGGCCTGGCGCACGGCGATGGCGATCAGCACCGCGCCCATGGCCACACCGGGCAGGAAGCCGTTCAGGAACAGCCGGCTCACGGACTCCTGGGCCATGACCGCGTAGAGAATCATGGGCACGGAGGGCGGGATGACCACGCCGATGGTTCCCGCGGCCGCGATGAGCGAGGCGGAACAGGCCGTGTCGTAGCCCTTGCGCTTGAGTTCCGGGACCAGGGTGGAGCCGATGGCCGCGGTGGTGGCGGCCCCGGAACCGGAAATCGCCGCGAAGAACATTCCGGCCAGCACCGCGACGATGGACAACCCGCCCCGGACGAACCCCAGCAAAGCGTCGGCAAAATCCACCAGCCTGGCCGAGACCTGGCCCTTGGCCATGATGTCTCCGGCCAGGATGAAGAAGGGCACGGCCACCAGTGGGAAGCTGTCCGTCCCGGCGAACATCCGCTGGACGATGAGCATCAGGGGGATGCCGTCCTGGATCAGGACGAACATGGAGGCCAAGGCAATGGCGATGGCCACGGGCACCCCGAGGAACATCAGGGCCAGGAACGAGCCGAAGAGCAGCAGGGCCATGGTCAGGCGCCGCTCCCGCGGCTGGAGCCGGAAGTCCGCCTGGCAACCGGTTCGGAAGGATCAGCCGGGGGATTCACCGGGATTGGTTCGTGACGGATGGTTACGTCCACGACCGGCATCACGGCGGGTGGGCGATGCTCCGGGAAGATTTCCAGGAGCAGGGCGTGCAGGCCGTGGAGGCTCATCACCCCGAAAGCCGCGGGCATCACGGCGTAGACATAGGGCATGGGCAGGCGCAGGGAGGCCGTGACCTGAAAGGATTGCAACTGCATGTAGCGCACCGCGTAGAACATGGCCGTCCCGAAAAAGATCAGGGAGGCCAGGATGCCGGCGATGCGCACCAGGCGGCCCAGAAGCGCGGGCAGGGAATTCACCAGGAAGGTCACGGCGATGTGCACGCCGCGGCGATAGGCCATGGTGGCCCCGAGAAAGGTGGTCCAGACCAGCAGGTAGCGGGACAATTCCTCGGACCAGGGCAGGGCTTGGAAAAAGACCCGGAAGACAATCTGCAGGGTGATCACCACCAGCATCGTCGTCAGGGCGCAGAAGGCCAGGACACCGGCCACGGCGTCGACCAGGCTTGAGGCCCTGCCGACGCCGTGGACCAGTTTTTCCGGAATCAGGGACGGAGGTATCCGTCCGGAATGGTTATTGGATGGCATCCAGGATGCGCTGCAGGTACGCGCCGAATCGTTCGCCGTACTTGGTATAAACAGGCGCGACCTTGGCCTGGAAGGCGGCGGTGTCCGGCTCCATGACGATCTGCATGCCCGCGTCGGCCAGTTCCTGGAGCTGACCGGCTTCCATCTCCGCGTTCACCGCGCGCTCGTGTTCAGCGGCGGTCTGGGCGGCCTCCAGGAAGATTTCCTGGACTTCGGGGCTCAAACCCCGCCATTTGGCCAGGCCCATGACGAAAATCGCCGGGGCGTAGGTGTGGCGGGTCATGGACAGGTGGGCCTGTTGCTCGTTGAGCTTGAAGGAGTGGATCACGTTGACCGGGTTTTCCTGGCCGTCGATGGTTTTCTGACGCATGGCGGTCAGGGCCTCGGTCCAGGCCATGGGCACGGCGTTGGCCCCCAGGGTGGTGAAGGTGTCGATGTAGACCGGGTTCTCCATGACCCGGATCTTCAGGCCGGCCATGTCGTCAGGGGTGACCACCGGGCGCACGGAGTTGGTCAGGTTGCGGAAGCCGCGCTCGGCATAGGCCAGGCCTTTCAGATTGACCCGTTCCAGATTGTCCAGCAGCTCCCGGCCGATGGGGCCGTCCAGAACGCCATAGGCCGCTTCCGGAGTGGGAAACAGAAAGGGCAGCTCGAAGACCGCGATTTCCTCAACAAAGTTGGCCACCGGACCGTTGGTGATGATGCCCATGTCCACGGTGCCCATCTGCATTCCTTCCAGCAGGGTCCGCTCGTCCCCGAGCTGGGCGTTGGGGAACAGGGCCACGGTGACGGCGCCGTTGGTGCGCTCCTCGACGATTTCCTTGAACTTCAGGGCCGCGATGTGAAATCCGTCCTGCTCGTTGACCACGTGGGCCAGACGGATGTTCATCTTCTGGGCAGCCTGGGCCTGGCCGGTGATCCCGAGCCCGCCGCCCAGCACCAGGGCCATGGTCAGCAATCCGAATAAAATCCTTTTCATTCCTCTCCTCCGGGGTTGTGGTTTTTCGCGCGATGTGTTCGGCGAAACTCTTCTCGTCGCGCCTGGCTCATTCAAAGCGCCGGGCGGAAATAATGTATACCTCGTCCTTGGGCAGTTCCGGGAAGTCCTGCGTGGGCTTGACCACCTTCCAGTTGATCTTCTTGACCACGTCCGAGCCCTCCACCACTTGGCCGAAGACCGCGTAGCCGAAGCCTTCGTCGGAATCGTCCTGGTGGTCCAGATCCGGCCCGTTGTCCGCGGCATTGATGAAGAACTCGTCCGTGGCGGAGTCTTTTTCCGGGGCCCGGGCCATGGCCACGCTGTCCTTGACGTTGGAGAGCCCGTTCTCGGCCTCGTTGGGGATGGGGGCCGGCGTGGGTTTCTTGTTCAACCCGCGATCGTACCCGCCGCCCTGAATGACGAATCCTCGGACCACCCGGTGAAAGACGGTCCCGTCGTAGTGGCCGGCGTCGACGTATTGCAGGAAGTTGGCCACGGTTCGCGGGGCCTTGTCCGGATACAGTTCAATGAGCAGATCGCCCAAATTGGTTTCGATGAGAACGAAAGGATTGTCCATGAGCGGTTCTCCATGCCGCGCCGAGCGAAGCGCTTGGCGGGATGCCGTATCAATCTCCCGACATCCCCGGCGGCATTGTAGTGGTGGAAAAAATGATCGGCTTGCAATTCCCAAACCGGGAGTTCATAATGGAGATACCCAAAAAAGACAAAGGGCGAGGCGACGATGCATCCGCGGTCCGGGTTGACCGTTTTACGCGTTGAGGCGGATGTGCAACCTACAGCAGAGGAGGTGTCTCATGTCGAACATCAAGAAGATTCTGTGCGCGGTGGATTTCTCATCCGTCAGCGAAAAGGTGGCGGACAGCGCGAAATCCCTGGCCAAGCCACTGGGGGCTGAAGTCATCTGCATCCATGTGGTCCCGTCCGGAACCATCTACGCCGACTTCGGCATCCCAATGAACTCCATGGAAACGTTCTGCACGACCATGGTTTCGGAAGGAGAAAAGACCCTGGCCGAATTCATGGAGCGCCATTTCAGCGACATGAACCACCGGGGCAAGGTGACCTGCGGCGATTTTTCGGAGGAAATCCTGAATTGCGCCAAGGAAGAGCAGGCTGACATGATCGTGATGGGCACCCACGGACGCAAGGGCATGGATCGTCTGTTGTTCGGCTCGGTGGCCGAAAAGGTGCTCCGCCAGGCCCCTTGCCCGGTGGTGGCGGTGCGCCCGAGTTAGCCTCGGTTCAATCTGAATCTAAAATGTAACCGGGCCGGGTCGTCAGGAAGACGACCCGGCCCGGTTGTTTTGTTTCACGGCCTTTGCCTCGGCCCAGGTTCCGGACGTGTGATGCGGATCGGGACGGTGGCGGAGGCGTTTAGCAATACTGACGCGGCTGGGTATGTGTCGGGCATAGCCCGTTGCATACCCAATGAAAATGACTTGCCCTATATCCGGCAAAGCCGTATGCATGGGCCATGCACTATGAATTCGTGGAACTTCTCCCTTTTGCCTCTGAGCGGGACAAGCTATTTTCCGAAAGTGAATATCTCGATCTCCAACTGTTTCTTTGTGAGAAATCCGATGCAGGAACGGTCATTCCTGGGACCGGAGGCTGTCGCAAGTTGCGGTGGGCAGCGCAGGGAAAGGGGAAACGGGGCGGCGCGAGGGTCATTTACTTCCTTCGCATCCCTCCAGGGCAGATTGTATTGGTTACGGCCTATGGCAAAGGCGAGCTTGAGGATGTTCCGCGGGATTGGCTGCGTAAGATCAAGGAGGCGTTTGAGAATGAGCAAGGCGCGTGAACATATGGAGCGTATGATGGACCAGATTAAGGCCAATGGCGGGCTCGGCTGGGTGAGAAAGACCACCTTTACCCCCCAGGCCGATGGTTCCTTTGTCCGGAAGATCACCTTGAGGGATGGAACCATCGAGAAGGAGGAAGTCATTCCACCGGAACGGTGTATGGTTCTTGCCGCACGGACAAGGACGGGGCTATCTCAATCACAGTTCGCCGACCTCCTGGGCATTTCCGTCCGGACTTTGCACGACTGGGAGCAAGGAAGGCGGACTCCGTCTGGCGCTGCACGAACACTGATCAAGGTTGCCGTGAAAAATCCAGGAGTGCTTCGGGAAGTAATGGGTACATGATTCGCCGCTAAATGACGAAATTTGGACCGGCAAGCGCTTGGTTCTGAAAACCTGGCCACTTTGGTTGGGGGATTTGCTGGAGAACTGCCTGACATGAAAAAACATTGGATCAAGAGCGGGCTTGCCCATTTCATTCTCAGTCATGTCGGCGAAGGCCGGCGCTATCGCTATCCAGCTCGAATTTTTCCCGGATGAGCTGGGTAGTTGCCAAAAATCAAGACCTGACCCCAGGCGCGTGACAGAGCAGGCAGCTCTTCAACCCCAAGCTTTTTGTTCAGAACATCCTCGAAATCATCGAACCGTACAATAGCCATGCATAAAGACATCCAACGAGCCATATTCATCGCGAAGAAACTTTTCGCCGAGTTGGTCTACGACGTGCAGGCCCTGGAAGGCATGCCCTTTACCATGCCGGAGGTCCAGACCTACCTGCAGGGAATAACCGTGGGCGGGCACAAGGTGGCGGATGAGGAAAAGCTGAAGCAGCAGGCTTTGGGCTGGAAAAAGCTGATTTCCCTG contains:
- a CDS encoding triose-phosphate isomerase is translated as MSLMHLNRSRGRFEIDHRTEPELFRDIYPYKNICRTSFDDSFSMPRPADPMYITDTTFRDGQQARPPYTLEQISHIFDLLHKLGGHSGLIRQSEFFLYSDKDRKAVEQCLAKGYRYPEITGWIRANEDDLKLVKDMGLKETGMLTSVSDYHIFLKLGKDREKTAEGYLRVVEKALEWGIIPRCHFEDITRADIYGFCIPLAQKLMALSKDSGLPVKIRLCDTMGYAVPYPGASLPRCTAKIVRAFTDDAEVPGHWLEWHGHNDFHKALVNTVTAWLYGCSGANATLLGFGERTGNAPVEALAIEYISLTGEDDAAATQTIAEIADYFENVLGYAIPDNYPFVGKDFNATKAGVHVDGLLKNEEIYNIFDTRQILGKPVSIIITDKSGRAGVAYWINNRFGLRGTQQVDKRHPAVGKIHNRIVKAYEDGRTTSFSNQEMWNLVKRHLPQLFSSEFDQLKKTAHTLSSRIMRKLSENMEIKSLEPKRVLTAIDTVLEKYPFIQYLYMVDTKGRLVTGSISHPEDKSKYKAYDPGKDLSDREWFAAPMQTGKLNITDFYRSFITGKLCLTVSMPVFDANDDIQAILGADIRFEELLKRRSELEEEEGDAPV
- a CDS encoding TRAP transporter substrate-binding protein, producing MKRILFGLLTMALVLGGGLGITGQAQAAQKMNIRLAHVVNEQDGFHIAALKFKEIVEERTNGAVTVALFPNAQLGDERTLLEGMQMGTVDMGIITNGPVANFVEEIAVFELPFLFPTPEAAYGVLDGPIGRELLDNLERVNLKGLAYAERGFRNLTNSVRPVVTPDDMAGLKIRVMENPVYIDTFTTLGANAVPMAWTEALTAMRQKTIDGQENPVNVIHSFKLNEQQAHLSMTRHTYAPAIFVMGLAKWRGLSPEVQEIFLEAAQTAAEHERAVNAEMEAGQLQELADAGMQIVMEPDTAAFQAKVAPVYTKYGERFGAYLQRILDAIQ
- a CDS encoding TRAP transporter large permease — protein: MALLLFGSFLALMFLGVPVAIAIALASMFVLIQDGIPLMLIVQRMFAGTDSFPLVAVPFFILAGDIMAKGQVSARLVDFADALLGFVRGGLSIVAVLAGMFFAAISGSGAATTAAIGSTLVPELKRKGYDTACSASLIAAAGTIGVVIPPSVPMILYAVMAQESVSRLFLNGFLPGVAMGAVLIAIAVRQACARSYPHGAAFSARNILRTFFRAVWGLITPVIILGGIFSGLFTPSEAAVVAVNYALFASLVIYRDMSLKDVYRIMCRSIMTTGVIMFLIATSAIMSWVLANYGIPALIAETVLGLSTNLYVILFLITLVILLTGIFVETASALIILTPVFLPLIRQLEVSLIHFGLIMVMGLAIGMITPPVAINLYVASSITGLSIERITRSIIPYMLGLLAVLWLVVYLPLFLPVLF
- a CDS encoding TRAP transporter small permease produces the protein MPSNNHSGRIPPSLIPEKLVHGVGRASSLVDAVAGVLAFCALTTMLVVITLQIVFRVFFQALPWSEELSRYLLVWTTFLGATMAYRRGVHIAVTFLVNSLPALLGRLVRIAGILASLIFFGTAMFYAVRYMQLQSFQVTASLRLPMPYVYAVMPAAFGVMSLHGLHALLLEIFPEHRPPAVMPVVDVTIRHEPIPVNPPADPSEPVARRTSGSSRGSGA
- a CDS encoding helix-turn-helix domain-containing protein, with amino-acid sequence MSKAREHMERMMDQIKANGGLGWVRKTTFTPQADGSFVRKITLRDGTIEKEEVIPPERCMVLAARTRTGLSQSQFADLLGISVRTLHDWEQGRRTPSGAARTLIKVAVKNPGVLREVMGT
- a CDS encoding peptidylprolyl isomerase; protein product: MDNPFVLIETNLGDLLIELYPDKAPRTVANFLQYVDAGHYDGTVFHRVVRGFVIQGGGYDRGLNKKPTPAPIPNEAENGLSNVKDSVAMARAPEKDSATDEFFINAADNGPDLDHQDDSDEGFGYAVFGQVVEGSDVVKKINWKVVKPTQDFPELPKDEVYIISARRFE
- a CDS encoding universal stress protein produces the protein MSNIKKILCAVDFSSVSEKVADSAKSLAKPLGAEVICIHVVPSGTIYADFGIPMNSMETFCTTMVSEGEKTLAEFMERHFSDMNHRGKVTCGDFSEEILNCAKEEQADMIVMGTHGRKGMDRLLFGSVAEKVLRQAPCPVVAVRPS
- a CDS encoding glycerate kinase family protein, which produces MKIVVAPNAFKGCLSGTEAADAIITGIKRVPKPYRIAKMPIADGGDGLLDVLSQRLPGAMETMDVHDPLFRSARSDFFWSPGGRTALIEMAKASGLAMVAEKERDPDKTTSYGTGELIRRALDLGAETIYLGIGGSATVDGGMGIAAALGVKFLDQDHEELPPVGASLARVRTIDRSQTDPRLERVRIEIICDVDNPLLGPNGAALVYGPQKGATPEQALALDAGMANLADIVERDAGKDVRAVSGAGAAGGVGGAMYGLFDAKIRPGIDVVLDLLDMESHVQEAKLVITGEGQIDYQTAYGKAPAGIARLAKKHRVPCVALAGSIGRVTDELYDAGITAVISICCGPVSLHDAMCNGKTLLADSAEQVMRIYADFI